In Bubalus kerabau isolate K-KA32 ecotype Philippines breed swamp buffalo chromosome 4, PCC_UOA_SB_1v2, whole genome shotgun sequence, one DNA window encodes the following:
- the MINK1 gene encoding misshapen-like kinase 1 isoform X3 — protein sequence MGDPAPARSLDDIDLSALRDPAGIFELVEVVGNGTYGQVYKGRHVKTGQLAAIKVMDVTEDEEEEIKQEINMLKKYSHHRNIATYYGAFIKKSPPGNDDQLWLVMEFCGAGSVTDLVKNTKGNALKEDCIAYICREILRGLAHLHAHKVIHRDIKGQNVLLTENAEVKLVDFGVSAQLDRTVGRRNTFIGTPYWMAPEVIACDENPDATYDYRSDIWSLGITAIEMAEGAPPLCDMHPMRALFLIPRNPPPRLKSKKWSKKFIDFIDTCLIKAYLSRPPTEQLLKFPFIRDQPTERQVRIQLKDHIDRSRKKRGEKEETEYEYSGSEEEDDSHGEEGEPSSIMNVPGESTLRREFLRLQQENKSNSEALKQQQQQLQQQQQRDPEAHIKHLLHQRQRRIEEQKEERRRVEEQQRREREQRKLQEKEQQRRLEDMQALRREEERRQAEREQEYIRHRLEEEQRQLEILQQQLLQEQALLLEYKRKQLEEQRQSERLQRQLQQEHAYLKSLQQQQQQQQLQKQQQILPGDRKPLYHYSRGVNPADKPAWAREVEERTRMNKQQNSPLAKSKPGSTGPEPPVPQASPGPPGPLSQTPPMQRPVEPQEGPHKSLVAHRVPLKPYAAPVPRSQSLQDQPTRNLAAFPASHDPDPAVPAPTATPSARGAVIRQNSDPTSEGPGPSPNPPAWVRPDNEAPPKVPQRTSSIATALNTSGAGGSRPAQAVRARPRSNSAWQIYLQRRAERGSPKPPGPPAPPPGPPNACSNPDLRRSDPGWERSDSVLPASHGHLPQAGSLERNRVGASSKLDNSPVLSPGNKAKPDDHRSRPGRPADFVLLKERTLDEAPRPPKKAMDYSSSSEEVESSEDEEEESNGEPSEGSRDAPGARSDGDTDSVSTMVVHDVEEIAGPQTPYGGGTMVVQRTPEEERSLLHADSNGYTNLPDVVQPSHSPTESSKGQSPPLKDGGSDYQSRGLVKAPGKSSFTMFVDLGIYQPGGSGDTIPITALVGGEGSRLDQLQYDVRKGSVVNVNPTNTRAHSETPEIRKYKKRFNSEILCAALWGVNLLVGTENGLMLLDRSGQGKVYGLIGRRRFQQMDVLEGLNLLITISGKRNKLRVYYLSWLRNKILHNDPEVEKKQGWTTVGDMEGCGHYRVVKYERIKFLVIALKNSVEVYAWAPKPYHKFMAFKSFADLPHRPLLVDLTVEEGQRLKVIYGSSAGFHAVDVDSGNSYDIYIPVHIQSQITPHAIIFLPNTDGMEMLLCYEDEGVYVNTYGRIIKDVVLQWGEMPTSVAYICSNQIMGWGEKAIEIRSVETGHLDGVFMHKRAQRLKFLCERNDKVFFASVRSGGSSQVYFMTLNRNCIMNW from the exons CTGGTGATGGAGTTCTGTGGTGCTGGTTCTGTAACGGACTTGGTGAAGAACACGAAAGGGAACGCCCTGAAGGAGGACTGTATAGCCTACATctgcagggagattctccgg GGTCTGGCCCATCTCCACGCCCACAAGGTGATCCACCGAGACATCAAGGGGCAGAACGTGCTGCTGACAGAGAATGCCGAGGTCAAGCTAG TGGATTTTGGGGTGAGCGCACAGCTGGACCGCACCGTGGGCAGGCGGAACACGTTCATCGGGACCCCCTATTGGATGGCCCCCGAGGTCATCGCCTGTGATGAGAACCCTGATGCCACCTACGATTACAGG AGTGACATTTGGTCTCTAGGAATCACAGCCATCGAGATGGCAGAGGGAGCCCCCC ctctgtgtgacATGCACCCCATGCGAGCCCTCTTCCTCATCCCCCGGAACCCACCACCCAGGCTCAAGTCCAAGAAATG GTCTAAGAAGTTCATTGACTTCATTGACACGTGTCTCATCAAGGCTTACCTGAGCCGCCCACCCACCGAGCAGCTGCTCAAGTTCCCGTTCATCCGCGACCAGCCCACTGAGCGGCAGGTCCGCATCCAGCTCAAGGACCACATAGACAGATCCCGGAAGAAGCGAGGCGAGAAAG AGGAGACGGAATACGAGTACAGCGGCAGCGAAGAGGAGGACGACAGCCACGGAGAGGAAGGGGAGCCAAG CTCCATCATGAACGTGCCGGGGGAGTCGACCCTCCGCCGGGAATTCCTCCGGCTCCAGCAGGAGAACAAGAGCAACTCGGAGGCtttaaagcagcagcagcagcagctgcagcagcagcaacagcgaGACCCGGAGGCGCACATCAAACACCTCCTGCACCAGCGCCAGCGGCGCATCGAGGAGCAGAAGGAGGAGCGGCGGCGGGTTGAGGAG CAACAGCGGCGGGAGCGGGAGCAGCGGAAGCTGCAGGAGAAGGAGCAGCAGCGGCGGCTGGAGGACATGCAGGCCCTGCGGCGGGAGGAGGAGCGGCGGCAGGCCGAGCGCGAGCAG gaGTATATCCGTCACAGGCTAGAGGAGGAGCAGCGACAGCTCGAGATCCTTCAGCAACAGCTGCTCCAGGAACAGGCCCTGCTGCTG GAATACAAGCGGAAGCAGCTGGAGGAGCAACGGCAGTCCGAGCGCCTGCAGAGGCAGCTGCAGCAGGAGCATGCCTACCTCAAGtccctgcagcagcagcagcaacagcagcagcttcaGAAACAGCAGCAGATCCTGCCCGGGGACCGGAAGCCCCTCTATCACTACAGTCGGGGCGTCAACCCTGCCGACAAGCCAGCCTGGGCCCGAGAG GTGGAAGAGAGAACAAGGATGAACAAACAGCAGAACTCTCCCTTGGCCAAGAGCAAGCCAGGCAGCACAGGGCCTGAGCCCCCCGTCCCCCAGGCCTCCCCCGGGCCCCCAGGACCCCTTTCCCAAACTCCTCCTATGCAGAGGCCGGTGGAGCCCCAGGAGGGACCGCACAAG AGCCTGGTGGCACACCGGGTCCCACTGAAGCCATATGCAGCGCCTGTACCCCGCTCCCAGTCCCTGCAGGACCAACCCACCCGAAACCTGGCTGCCTTCCCCGCCTCCCACGACCCCGACCCCGCCGTGCCCGCACCCACCGCCACGCCGAGTGCCCGAGGAGCCGTCATCCGGCAGAACTCAGACCCCACTTCCGAAGGGCCTGGCCCCAGCCCGAACCCCCCAGCCTGGGTCCGGCCTGATAATGAGGCCCCTCCAAAG gTGCCTCAGAGGACCTCATCAATCGCCACTGCCCTTAACACCAGTGGGGCCGGAGGGTCCCGGCCAGCGCAGGCGGTCCGTGCTAG ACCTCGCAGCAACTCCGCCTGGCAAATCTATCTGCAAAGGCGGGCAGAGCGGGGCAGCCCCAAGCCTCCAGGGCCCCCCGCTCCGCCCCCCGGCCCGCCCAACGCCTGTAG TAACCCCGACCTCAGGAGGAGCGACCCCGGCTGGGAGCGCTCAGACAGCGTCCTCCCGGCCTCTCATGGGCACCTCCCACAAGCCGGCTCGCTGGAGCGGAACCGGGTGGGAG CCTCCTCCAAACTGGACAACTCCCCTGTGCTCTCCCCCGGAAACAAAGCCAAGCCTGATGACCACCGCTCGCGGCCAGGACGGCCCGCA GATTTCGTCTTGCTGAAAGAGCGGACCCTGGACGAGGCCCCCCGCCCTCCCAAGAAGGCGATGGACTACTCGTCGTCCAGCGAGGAGGTGGAGAGCAGcgaggatgaggaggaggagagcaATGGCGAGCCGTCAGAGGGGAGCAGAGACGCCCCTGGGGCCCG CAGCGATGGAGACACAGACAGCGTCAGCACCATGGTGGTCCACGACGTGGAGGAGATAGCCGGGCCCCAGACCCCCTACGGGGGTGGCACTATGGTGGTCCAGCGA ACCCCCGAGGAGGAGCGCAGCCTGTTGCATGCTGACAGCAACGGCTACACAAACCTGCCAGATGTGGTCCAGCCCAGCCACTCGCCCACTGAGAGCAGCAAAGGTCAAAGCCCCCCCTTGAAGGACGGAGGCAGTGAC taCCAGTCTCGTGGGCTGGTAAAAGCCCCCGGCAAGAGCTCGTTCACGATGTTTGTGGACCTGGGGATCTACCAGCCCGGAGGCAGTGGGGACACCATTCCCATTACAG cCCTGGTGGGTGGAGAGGGCAGCCGGCTGGATCAGCTACAGTACGACGTGAGGAAAGGCTCTGTAGTCAACGTGAACCCCACCAACACCCGGGCCCACAGCGAAACCCCCGAGATTCGGAAGTACAAGAAGCGATTCAATTCCGAGATCCTCTGTGCGGCCCTTTGGG GGGTCAACCTGCTGGTGGGCACGGAGAACGGGCTGATGCTGCTGGACCGCAGTGGGCAGGGCAAGGTGTATGGACTCATCGGGCGGCGGCGCTTCCAGCAAATGGACGTGCTAGAGGGACTCAACTTGCTCATCACCATCTCAG GGAAAAGGAACAAACTGCGAGTGTATTACCTGTCCTGGCTCCGGAACAAGATTCTGCACAATGACCCGGAAGTGGAGAAGAAGCAAGGCTGGACCACTGTGGGGGACATGGAGGGCTGCGGGCACTACCGCGTGG TGAAATACGAACGCATCAAGTTCCTGGTCATCGCCCTGAAGAACTCTGTGGAGGTGTATGCCTGGGCCCCCAAACCTTACCACAAATTCATGGCTTTCAAG TCCTTTGCTGACCTCCCGCACCGCCCTCTGCTGGTGGACCTGACCGTAGAGGAGGGCCAGCGGCTCAAGGTCATCTATGGCTCCAGCGCCGGCTTCCACGCTGTGGATGTGGACTCGGGGAACAGCTATGACATCTACATCCCTGTACAT ATCCAGAGCCAGATCACACCCCACGCCATCATCTTCCTCCCCAACACGGACGGCATGGAGATGCTGCTGTGCTATGAGGATGAGGGTGTCTACGTCAACACGTACGGCCGGATCATCAAGGACGTGGTGCTGCAGTGGGGAGAGATGCCCACCTCTGTGG CCTACATCTGCTCCAACCAGATCATGGGCTGGGGAGAGAAAGCCATTGAGATCCGCTCCGTGGAGACGGGCCATCTGGATGGGGTCTTCATGCACAAACGAGCCCAGAGGCTCAAGTTCCTGTGTGAGCGGAACGACAAG gtattTTTCGCCTCGGTCCGCTCCGGGGGCAGCAGCCAAGTTTACTTCATGACCTTGAACCGTAACTGCATCATGAACTGGTGA
- the MINK1 gene encoding misshapen-like kinase 1 isoform X5: MGDPAPARSLDDIDLSALRDPAGIFELVEVVGNGTYGQVYKGRHVKTGQLAAIKVMDVTEDEEEEIKQEINMLKKYSHHRNIATYYGAFIKKSPPGNDDQLWLVMEFCGAGSVTDLVKNTKGNALKEDCIAYICREILRGLAHLHAHKVIHRDIKGQNVLLTENAEVKLVDFGVSAQLDRTVGRRNTFIGTPYWMAPEVIACDENPDATYDYRSDIWSLGITAIEMAEGAPPLCDMHPMRALFLIPRNPPPRLKSKKWSKKFIDFIDTCLIKAYLSRPPTEQLLKFPFIRDQPTERQVRIQLKDHIDRSRKKRGEKEETEYEYSGSEEEDDSHGEEGEPSSIMNVPGESTLRREFLRLQQENKSNSEALKQQQQQLQQQQQRDPEAHIKHLLHQRQRRIEEQKEERRRVEEQQRREREQRKLQEKEQQRRLEDMQALRREEERRQAEREQEYKRKQLEEQRQSERLQRQLQQEHAYLKSLQQQQQQQQLQKQQQILPGDRKPLYHYSRGVNPADKPAWAREVEERTRMNKQQNSPLAKSKPGSTGPEPPVPQASPGPPGPLSQTPPMQRPVEPQEGPHKSLVAHRVPLKPYAAPVPRSQSLQDQPTRNLAAFPASHDPDPAVPAPTATPSARGAVIRQNSDPTSEGPGPSPNPPAWVRPDNEAPPKVPQRTSSIATALNTSGAGGSRPAQAVRARPRSNSAWQIYLQRRAERGSPKPPGPPAPPPGPPNACSNPDLRRSDPGWERSDSVLPASHGHLPQAGSLERNRVGASSKLDNSPVLSPGNKAKPDDHRSRPGRPASYKRAIGEDFVLLKERTLDEAPRPPKKAMDYSSSSEEVESSEDEEEESNGEPSEGSRDAPGARSDGDTDSVSTMVVHDVEEIAGPQTPYGGGTMVVQRTPEEERSLLHADSNGYTNLPDVVQPSHSPTESSKGQSPPLKDGGSDYQSRGLVKAPGKSSFTMFVDLGIYQPGGSGDTIPITALVGGEGSRLDQLQYDVRKGSVVNVNPTNTRAHSETPEIRKYKKRFNSEILCAALWGVNLLVGTENGLMLLDRSGQGKVYGLIGRRRFQQMDVLEGLNLLITISGKRNKLRVYYLSWLRNKILHNDPEVEKKQGWTTVGDMEGCGHYRVVKYERIKFLVIALKNSVEVYAWAPKPYHKFMAFKSFADLPHRPLLVDLTVEEGQRLKVIYGSSAGFHAVDVDSGNSYDIYIPVHIQSQITPHAIIFLPNTDGMEMLLCYEDEGVYVNTYGRIIKDVVLQWGEMPTSVAYICSNQIMGWGEKAIEIRSVETGHLDGVFMHKRAQRLKFLCERNDKVFFASVRSGGSSQVYFMTLNRNCIMNW; encoded by the exons CTGGTGATGGAGTTCTGTGGTGCTGGTTCTGTAACGGACTTGGTGAAGAACACGAAAGGGAACGCCCTGAAGGAGGACTGTATAGCCTACATctgcagggagattctccgg GGTCTGGCCCATCTCCACGCCCACAAGGTGATCCACCGAGACATCAAGGGGCAGAACGTGCTGCTGACAGAGAATGCCGAGGTCAAGCTAG TGGATTTTGGGGTGAGCGCACAGCTGGACCGCACCGTGGGCAGGCGGAACACGTTCATCGGGACCCCCTATTGGATGGCCCCCGAGGTCATCGCCTGTGATGAGAACCCTGATGCCACCTACGATTACAGG AGTGACATTTGGTCTCTAGGAATCACAGCCATCGAGATGGCAGAGGGAGCCCCCC ctctgtgtgacATGCACCCCATGCGAGCCCTCTTCCTCATCCCCCGGAACCCACCACCCAGGCTCAAGTCCAAGAAATG GTCTAAGAAGTTCATTGACTTCATTGACACGTGTCTCATCAAGGCTTACCTGAGCCGCCCACCCACCGAGCAGCTGCTCAAGTTCCCGTTCATCCGCGACCAGCCCACTGAGCGGCAGGTCCGCATCCAGCTCAAGGACCACATAGACAGATCCCGGAAGAAGCGAGGCGAGAAAG AGGAGACGGAATACGAGTACAGCGGCAGCGAAGAGGAGGACGACAGCCACGGAGAGGAAGGGGAGCCAAG CTCCATCATGAACGTGCCGGGGGAGTCGACCCTCCGCCGGGAATTCCTCCGGCTCCAGCAGGAGAACAAGAGCAACTCGGAGGCtttaaagcagcagcagcagcagctgcagcagcagcaacagcgaGACCCGGAGGCGCACATCAAACACCTCCTGCACCAGCGCCAGCGGCGCATCGAGGAGCAGAAGGAGGAGCGGCGGCGGGTTGAGGAG CAACAGCGGCGGGAGCGGGAGCAGCGGAAGCTGCAGGAGAAGGAGCAGCAGCGGCGGCTGGAGGACATGCAGGCCCTGCGGCGGGAGGAGGAGCGGCGGCAGGCCGAGCGCGAGCAG GAATACAAGCGGAAGCAGCTGGAGGAGCAACGGCAGTCCGAGCGCCTGCAGAGGCAGCTGCAGCAGGAGCATGCCTACCTCAAGtccctgcagcagcagcagcaacagcagcagcttcaGAAACAGCAGCAGATCCTGCCCGGGGACCGGAAGCCCCTCTATCACTACAGTCGGGGCGTCAACCCTGCCGACAAGCCAGCCTGGGCCCGAGAG GTGGAAGAGAGAACAAGGATGAACAAACAGCAGAACTCTCCCTTGGCCAAGAGCAAGCCAGGCAGCACAGGGCCTGAGCCCCCCGTCCCCCAGGCCTCCCCCGGGCCCCCAGGACCCCTTTCCCAAACTCCTCCTATGCAGAGGCCGGTGGAGCCCCAGGAGGGACCGCACAAG AGCCTGGTGGCACACCGGGTCCCACTGAAGCCATATGCAGCGCCTGTACCCCGCTCCCAGTCCCTGCAGGACCAACCCACCCGAAACCTGGCTGCCTTCCCCGCCTCCCACGACCCCGACCCCGCCGTGCCCGCACCCACCGCCACGCCGAGTGCCCGAGGAGCCGTCATCCGGCAGAACTCAGACCCCACTTCCGAAGGGCCTGGCCCCAGCCCGAACCCCCCAGCCTGGGTCCGGCCTGATAATGAGGCCCCTCCAAAG gTGCCTCAGAGGACCTCATCAATCGCCACTGCCCTTAACACCAGTGGGGCCGGAGGGTCCCGGCCAGCGCAGGCGGTCCGTGCTAG ACCTCGCAGCAACTCCGCCTGGCAAATCTATCTGCAAAGGCGGGCAGAGCGGGGCAGCCCCAAGCCTCCAGGGCCCCCCGCTCCGCCCCCCGGCCCGCCCAACGCCTGTAG TAACCCCGACCTCAGGAGGAGCGACCCCGGCTGGGAGCGCTCAGACAGCGTCCTCCCGGCCTCTCATGGGCACCTCCCACAAGCCGGCTCGCTGGAGCGGAACCGGGTGGGAG CCTCCTCCAAACTGGACAACTCCCCTGTGCTCTCCCCCGGAAACAAAGCCAAGCCTGATGACCACCGCTCGCGGCCAGGACGGCCCGCA AGCTATAAGCGAGCCATTGGCGAG GATTTCGTCTTGCTGAAAGAGCGGACCCTGGACGAGGCCCCCCGCCCTCCCAAGAAGGCGATGGACTACTCGTCGTCCAGCGAGGAGGTGGAGAGCAGcgaggatgaggaggaggagagcaATGGCGAGCCGTCAGAGGGGAGCAGAGACGCCCCTGGGGCCCG CAGCGATGGAGACACAGACAGCGTCAGCACCATGGTGGTCCACGACGTGGAGGAGATAGCCGGGCCCCAGACCCCCTACGGGGGTGGCACTATGGTGGTCCAGCGA ACCCCCGAGGAGGAGCGCAGCCTGTTGCATGCTGACAGCAACGGCTACACAAACCTGCCAGATGTGGTCCAGCCCAGCCACTCGCCCACTGAGAGCAGCAAAGGTCAAAGCCCCCCCTTGAAGGACGGAGGCAGTGAC taCCAGTCTCGTGGGCTGGTAAAAGCCCCCGGCAAGAGCTCGTTCACGATGTTTGTGGACCTGGGGATCTACCAGCCCGGAGGCAGTGGGGACACCATTCCCATTACAG cCCTGGTGGGTGGAGAGGGCAGCCGGCTGGATCAGCTACAGTACGACGTGAGGAAAGGCTCTGTAGTCAACGTGAACCCCACCAACACCCGGGCCCACAGCGAAACCCCCGAGATTCGGAAGTACAAGAAGCGATTCAATTCCGAGATCCTCTGTGCGGCCCTTTGGG GGGTCAACCTGCTGGTGGGCACGGAGAACGGGCTGATGCTGCTGGACCGCAGTGGGCAGGGCAAGGTGTATGGACTCATCGGGCGGCGGCGCTTCCAGCAAATGGACGTGCTAGAGGGACTCAACTTGCTCATCACCATCTCAG GGAAAAGGAACAAACTGCGAGTGTATTACCTGTCCTGGCTCCGGAACAAGATTCTGCACAATGACCCGGAAGTGGAGAAGAAGCAAGGCTGGACCACTGTGGGGGACATGGAGGGCTGCGGGCACTACCGCGTGG TGAAATACGAACGCATCAAGTTCCTGGTCATCGCCCTGAAGAACTCTGTGGAGGTGTATGCCTGGGCCCCCAAACCTTACCACAAATTCATGGCTTTCAAG TCCTTTGCTGACCTCCCGCACCGCCCTCTGCTGGTGGACCTGACCGTAGAGGAGGGCCAGCGGCTCAAGGTCATCTATGGCTCCAGCGCCGGCTTCCACGCTGTGGATGTGGACTCGGGGAACAGCTATGACATCTACATCCCTGTACAT ATCCAGAGCCAGATCACACCCCACGCCATCATCTTCCTCCCCAACACGGACGGCATGGAGATGCTGCTGTGCTATGAGGATGAGGGTGTCTACGTCAACACGTACGGCCGGATCATCAAGGACGTGGTGCTGCAGTGGGGAGAGATGCCCACCTCTGTGG CCTACATCTGCTCCAACCAGATCATGGGCTGGGGAGAGAAAGCCATTGAGATCCGCTCCGTGGAGACGGGCCATCTGGATGGGGTCTTCATGCACAAACGAGCCCAGAGGCTCAAGTTCCTGTGTGAGCGGAACGACAAG gtattTTTCGCCTCGGTCCGCTCCGGGGGCAGCAGCCAAGTTTACTTCATGACCTTGAACCGTAACTGCATCATGAACTGGTGA